The following proteins come from a genomic window of Eleginops maclovinus isolate JMC-PN-2008 ecotype Puerto Natales chromosome 8, JC_Emac_rtc_rv5, whole genome shotgun sequence:
- the LOC134868048 gene encoding uncharacterized protein LOC134868048: protein MVFIKRALQNFTSSIQAIRDQSSSQQQQQEAPGTTRSRRALGEQEKQRLSKEICDTILGHAKARFSFTSHLVSAVLLEAELFDRHRTTFPEEALNTTVRAYPMLHKERLRTELSLIYESPDFRGCCGALALYQVLQSYNLQETFSETVALLNILITTPMTTAEAERCFSTLKRIKTFLRNTMGQERLNALGMLSMERELVRNMPDFNERVIDRFACLKERRAKFQYK, encoded by the exons ATGGTGTTCATCAAACGTGCCCTGCAGAACTTCACCAGCAGTATTCAGGCCATCAG GGACCAAAGCTCCtctcaacagcagcagcaagaagCCCCAGGTACCACAAGATCAAGGAGAGCCTTGGGAGAACAAGAGAAGCAGAGGCTGTCAAAAGAG ATCTGTGACACAATCCTTGGCCATGCCAAAGCCAGGTTCTCCTTCACCAGCCACCTTGTGAGTGCCGTGCTGCTAGAGGCAGAGCTGTTTGACCGGCATCGGACAACATTCCCTGAAGAGGCTCTGAATACCACCGTGAGGGCATACCCCATGCTACACAAGGAGAGGCTCAGGACTGAGCTTTCTCTCATCTACGAAAGTCCAGACTTCAGGGGCTGCTGCGGTGCACTGGCTCTGTACCAGGTTCTACAGAGCTACAACCTCCAGGAAACCTTCTCTGAGACTGTGGCGCTGTTGAACATCCTCATAACCACTCCGATGACAACAGCTGAAGCTGAGAGGTGTTTCTCCACCTTAAAGAGGATCAAGACATTCCTGAGAAATACAATGGGACAGGAACGTCTGAATGCATTGGGCATGCTTTCCATGGAAAGAGAGCTGGTCAGGAACATGCCTGATTTCAACGAGAGGGTGATTGATCGCTTTGCTTGCTTGAAAGAGAGGCGAGCTAAATTTCAATACAagtga